From Serinicoccus profundi, the proteins below share one genomic window:
- a CDS encoding UvrD-helicase domain-containing protein: MTIPHFSITDPLPSGTVLLEASAGTGKTWTIAALVTRYVAEGVVLLPEMLVVTFGRAASQELRARVREQLVAAERALSDPPPLEQRDDLVTLLLDVDDQERETRRRRLRTALSDIDAATIATTHQFCQQVLRSLGVAGTADAGAELVDDLDRLLVEVVDDLYLRAFALRDDEPFFTRREALQIARTVVDDIHADLRPTAAEPGSVPGRRVRFAQAVRAELDLRKQRLQVMHYNDLLTQLADALERDDSPARARMRGRWKVVLVDEFQDTDPIQWSVLDRAFTGQAHAMVLIGDPKQAIYAFRGGDVPTYLTAAATADDRRTLPRNFRSDPGLTQALGSMLTGAQLGDEQIVVHPVTAHRTDSRLTGAPSSAPVRVRQVLLRDHLGGDTRMPTVRPWIARDLAHDVAALLASGATFDDRPIQARDVAVLAHRAKDLLEAQSALRELGIPAVSTGGSSVLASRAAHEWLALLEAMVAPHRPMLTRAAALTDLLGYAVAQVGARGEREDTELEDALAQTCRELAGVYARHGVAAVLELLTARGLPARVLSQVGGERSLTDLRHVAQLLHETARHDQLGLVALLEWLRAGMAEDSPQSAGARTRRLDSDAAAVQLATIHGSKGLQYPVVYLPSLGDRWVSDSPAIPLFHDDPPERTRCLDVGGEHPANPGWPESVRRHKEEDAGESLRLLYVALTRAQSQVVTWWAPVNNASDSALHRVLFGREPGQDEVPAKVGVPRQDDVATARLQRWADEGAFVLERADQASEVPLVPSPPAPELALAAWTRRIDHEWRRTSYTALSTPAETEVSVAGVSSEPEVGVTGREDEPSGPDPVIDTVPALPGLDAVAPAPGAEVPSPMADLPVGATFGSLVHAVLEHADPQAPDLAAELRRHIGEQRVLWPVDLGEGGTDLLAEALVAVCDTPLGPLADGTTLREIGTVDRLCELDFELPLGGGDLRRARPGDDAAALLGDLVPLLRSHLPAGDPVRGWADVLDAAPDLAGQQLRGYLTGSIDVVLRVRAGSGDDEGRFLVVDYKTNWLGSPEEPLTAADYRPERLDEAMGHSSYPLQALLYAVVAHRFLRWRLPGYDPARHLGGVLYLYLRGMCGPDTPVVDGMPCGVFSWKPPVALVLGVSDLLDGADRPEGMRS, from the coding sequence ATGACGATCCCGCACTTCTCCATCACCGATCCCCTCCCGAGCGGCACGGTGCTGCTCGAGGCGAGCGCGGGCACCGGCAAGACGTGGACGATCGCCGCGCTGGTCACCCGCTACGTCGCCGAAGGCGTGGTCCTGCTGCCGGAGATGCTGGTCGTGACCTTCGGTCGGGCCGCGAGCCAGGAGCTGCGGGCCCGGGTGCGCGAGCAGCTGGTGGCCGCGGAGCGCGCGCTGTCCGATCCTCCCCCGCTGGAGCAGCGCGACGACCTGGTGACCCTGCTGCTCGACGTCGACGACCAGGAGCGGGAGACGCGCCGCCGCCGCTTGCGCACCGCGCTGTCCGACATCGACGCGGCGACGATCGCGACCACCCACCAGTTCTGCCAGCAGGTGCTGCGCAGCCTGGGCGTCGCGGGCACGGCCGATGCCGGTGCCGAGCTCGTCGACGACCTGGACCGGCTGCTCGTCGAGGTGGTCGACGACCTCTACCTGCGCGCTTTCGCCCTGCGCGACGACGAGCCGTTCTTCACCCGGCGCGAGGCGCTGCAGATCGCGCGGACCGTCGTCGACGACATCCATGCCGACCTGCGGCCGACCGCCGCCGAGCCCGGCTCGGTGCCCGGCCGCCGGGTCCGCTTCGCCCAGGCCGTCCGCGCCGAGCTCGACCTGCGCAAGCAGCGACTGCAGGTCATGCACTACAACGACCTGCTCACCCAGCTGGCCGACGCCCTGGAGAGAGACGACTCCCCGGCCCGGGCGCGGATGCGCGGGCGGTGGAAGGTCGTGCTCGTCGACGAGTTCCAGGACACCGACCCGATCCAGTGGTCGGTGCTCGACCGCGCCTTCACGGGTCAGGCCCACGCGATGGTGCTCATCGGCGACCCCAAGCAGGCGATCTACGCCTTTCGCGGCGGCGACGTGCCGACCTACCTCACCGCCGCCGCGACCGCCGACGACCGTCGCACGCTGCCGCGCAACTTCCGCTCCGACCCCGGCCTCACGCAAGCGCTGGGGTCGATGCTCACCGGCGCCCAGCTCGGCGACGAGCAGATCGTCGTCCATCCGGTCACCGCGCACCGCACGGACTCGCGACTCACGGGCGCACCGAGCAGCGCGCCGGTGCGCGTCCGCCAGGTGCTGCTGCGCGACCACCTCGGCGGCGACACCCGGATGCCGACGGTCCGGCCGTGGATCGCCCGCGACCTCGCGCACGACGTCGCCGCCCTGCTCGCCTCGGGCGCCACCTTCGACGACCGTCCGATCCAGGCGCGGGACGTCGCGGTGCTCGCGCACCGGGCCAAGGACCTCCTGGAGGCGCAGAGCGCGCTGCGCGAGCTCGGCATACCTGCCGTCAGCACCGGTGGGTCGAGCGTCCTCGCCAGCCGGGCCGCGCACGAGTGGCTGGCGCTGCTGGAGGCGATGGTCGCGCCGCACCGCCCGATGCTCACCCGGGCCGCGGCGCTCACCGACCTGCTCGGGTATGCCGTCGCTCAGGTCGGCGCGCGCGGCGAGCGGGAGGACACCGAGCTGGAGGACGCGCTCGCCCAGACCTGCCGTGAGCTGGCCGGGGTCTACGCCCGGCACGGGGTCGCGGCGGTGCTGGAGCTGCTGACCGCGCGCGGGCTGCCGGCTCGGGTGCTGAGCCAGGTCGGGGGCGAGCGCTCGCTGACCGACCTGCGGCACGTCGCCCAGCTGCTGCACGAGACCGCGCGCCACGACCAGCTCGGCCTCGTGGCGCTGCTGGAGTGGCTGCGCGCGGGCATGGCCGAGGATTCCCCGCAGAGCGCCGGGGCGCGCACCCGCCGCCTCGACAGCGACGCCGCCGCCGTGCAGCTCGCGACGATCCACGGGAGCAAGGGGCTCCAGTACCCCGTCGTCTACCTCCCCTCCCTCGGTGACCGCTGGGTCAGCGACTCCCCGGCCATCCCGCTCTTCCACGACGACCCGCCGGAGCGCACCCGTTGCCTCGACGTCGGCGGTGAGCACCCGGCCAACCCGGGCTGGCCGGAGTCGGTGCGGCGGCACAAGGAGGAGGACGCCGGTGAGTCGCTGCGGCTGCTCTACGTCGCCCTCACCCGGGCGCAGAGCCAGGTCGTCACCTGGTGGGCGCCGGTCAACAACGCGAGCGACTCTGCCCTGCACCGGGTGCTCTTCGGGCGGGAGCCGGGTCAGGACGAGGTCCCGGCCAAGGTCGGAGTGCCCCGGCAGGACGACGTCGCCACGGCGCGGCTGCAGCGGTGGGCCGACGAGGGCGCGTTCGTGCTCGAGCGCGCCGACCAGGCGAGCGAGGTGCCGCTCGTGCCCTCCCCGCCGGCCCCCGAGCTGGCCCTGGCTGCGTGGACGCGGCGGATCGACCACGAGTGGCGGCGCACGTCATACACCGCGCTGTCGACCCCGGCCGAGACCGAGGTGAGTGTGGCAGGGGTGAGCAGCGAGCCCGAGGTCGGCGTGACCGGGCGGGAGGACGAGCCGTCCGGGCCGGATCCGGTCATCGACACCGTCCCCGCGCTGCCCGGCCTGGACGCCGTCGCCCCCGCGCCGGGCGCCGAGGTGCCCTCCCCGATGGCCGACCTCCCGGTGGGTGCGACCTTCGGATCCCTCGTACACGCCGTCCTCGAGCACGCCGACCCGCAGGCCCCCGACCTCGCCGCCGAGCTGCGTCGCCACATCGGCGAGCAGCGCGTCCTGTGGCCGGTCGACCTGGGCGAGGGCGGGACGGATCTGCTCGCCGAGGCCCTCGTCGCGGTCTGCGACACCCCGCTCGGTCCGCTCGCGGACGGCACGACGCTGCGGGAGATCGGCACGGTGGACCGGTTGTGCGAGCTCGACTTCGAGCTGCCGCTGGGCGGCGGTGACCTGCGGCGCGCCCGGCCGGGCGACGACGCGGCGGCCCTGCTCGGTGACCTCGTGCCGCTGCTGCGCTCCCACCTGCCCGCCGGTGACCCGGTGCGCGGCTGGGCGGACGTCCTCGACGCGGCCCCCGACCTGGCCGGTCAGCAGCTGCGCGGCTATCTCACCGGCTCGATCGACGTGGTGCTGCGCGTGCGCGCAGGGTCGGGGGACGACGAGGGTCGCTTCCTCGTCGTCGACTACAAGACCAACTGGCTCGGCAGCCCCGAGGAGCCGCTGACCGCCGCCGACTACCGCCCGGAGCGGCTGGACGAGGCGATGGGGCACTCCTCCTACCCGCTGCAGGCCCTGCTCTACGCCGTCGTCGCGCACCGGTTCCTGCGCTGGCGGCTGCCCGGCTACGACCCCGCGCGGCACCTGGGTGGGGTGCTCTACCTCTACCTTCGTGGCATGTGTGGTCCGGACACCCCCGTCGTCGACGGTATGCCGTGCGGCGTCTTCTCCTGGAAGCCGCCCGTCGCGCTCGTGCTGGGTGTCTCGGACCTGCTCGACGGGGCCGACCGGCCCGAGGGGATGAGGTCGTGA
- a CDS encoding AAA family ATPase, whose amino-acid sequence MSDVRDAAVLDLFEPVDDHDRRLASSATGPLAAFNRAGLLTAADVHVATGLARAVAEKDADVVLAAALATRAVRTGSVAVDLAALATQGAQTLPDLPWPDPATWTTTVAGSRLVTEGGMVVEKSTGLAYLQRYHHQEVQVATDLRARAELGPPSVDEEALSAGLARIFPGEGYAEQRAAAVVVVRARTGVITGGPGTGKTTTVAGVLTLLAEQAAAAGQRPPRVGLAAPTGKAAARVKAAVDRALDEIEDRTSDPSGRQVVQRLREVEPSTVHRLLGWRPGSRSRFRHHRGNRLPHDVVLVDEASMVSLTQMARLLEALRPTARLILVGDADQLVSVEAGAVLADLVAAVPEDSVGDARGAVADPQETPATTPDPTPSVDIEPPPPTPTAPLALARLRTVHRFGETIGALAQALRVGDADAVVSALSAGSAEVTWVRGPDPTAYLREILARQALDILRAARVGDGDAALDALHRHRLLCAHREGDRGCAAVEPPRRDLAGRGHRAELLRPDVPRAPAARHRQRLRDRGPQRRHRSGRRLADLRRGPGAHGRHRRHERPQPVCPLPARRRRDHARDDDPQGPGQPGAGDHRAALPDLESPLLTRELFYTAVTRAQERVRVVGSEEEVRAAVERRVLRASGLRQRLAAGP is encoded by the coding sequence GTGAGCGACGTCCGGGACGCGGCGGTGCTGGACCTCTTCGAGCCGGTCGACGACCACGACCGCCGGCTGGCGTCCTCGGCCACTGGACCGCTGGCGGCCTTCAACCGGGCCGGCCTGCTGACGGCCGCGGACGTGCACGTCGCGACCGGGCTCGCGCGCGCCGTGGCCGAGAAGGACGCCGACGTCGTGCTCGCCGCGGCCCTCGCCACCCGCGCCGTCCGGACCGGGTCGGTGGCGGTCGACCTCGCCGCCCTGGCGACCCAGGGCGCGCAGACGCTGCCCGACCTGCCCTGGCCCGACCCGGCCACCTGGACCACCACGGTCGCGGGCAGCCGACTGGTGACCGAGGGCGGCATGGTGGTCGAGAAGTCGACCGGGCTGGCCTACCTCCAGCGCTACCACCACCAGGAGGTCCAGGTGGCGACCGACCTGCGGGCCCGGGCCGAGCTCGGCCCGCCATCGGTCGATGAGGAAGCGCTGTCAGCCGGACTGGCGCGGATCTTCCCCGGGGAGGGCTACGCCGAGCAGCGCGCGGCAGCCGTGGTCGTCGTGCGGGCGCGCACCGGCGTCATCACCGGCGGCCCGGGCACGGGCAAGACGACCACGGTCGCGGGGGTGCTGACCCTGCTGGCCGAGCAGGCGGCGGCCGCCGGGCAGCGGCCGCCCCGGGTCGGGCTGGCCGCCCCCACCGGCAAGGCCGCGGCGCGGGTCAAGGCCGCGGTGGACCGCGCCCTGGACGAGATCGAGGACCGCACCTCCGACCCGTCCGGTCGCCAGGTGGTGCAGCGACTCCGCGAGGTCGAGCCGAGCACCGTGCACCGGCTGCTCGGGTGGCGGCCGGGCTCGCGCAGCAGGTTCCGCCACCACCGCGGCAACCGGCTGCCGCACGACGTCGTGCTCGTGGACGAGGCGTCGATGGTCTCGCTCACCCAGATGGCGAGGCTGCTGGAGGCGCTGCGCCCCACGGCCCGGCTGATCCTCGTCGGTGACGCCGACCAGCTCGTCTCGGTCGAGGCCGGGGCGGTGCTCGCCGACCTGGTGGCCGCTGTGCCCGAGGACAGCGTTGGCGACGCACGCGGAGCGGTCGCAGACCCGCAGGAGACCCCTGCCACCACGCCCGACCCGACGCCCTCGGTGGACATCGAGCCTCCACCGCCCACGCCGACCGCGCCGCTCGCCCTGGCCCGGCTGCGCACGGTGCACCGCTTCGGCGAGACCATCGGCGCGCTGGCCCAGGCGCTGCGCGTCGGTGACGCCGACGCCGTGGTGAGCGCCCTGTCCGCCGGCAGTGCCGAGGTGACGTGGGTGCGCGGGCCCGACCCCACGGCATACCTGCGCGAGATCCTGGCCCGACAGGCGCTGGACATCCTGCGCGCCGCGCGGGTCGGCGACGGCGACGCCGCCCTCGACGCCCTGCACCGTCACCGGCTGCTCTGCGCGCACCGCGAGGGCGACCGGGGGTGTGCGGCGGTGGAACCACCTCGTCGAGACCTGGCTGGGCGAGGACACCGGGCTGAGCTTCTACGACCCGATGTACCTCGGGCGCCCGCTGCTCGTCACCGCCAACGACTACGCGACCGGGGTCCTCAACGGCGACACCGGAGTGGTCGTCGCCTCGCAGACCTCCGGCGGGGTCCCGGTGCGCATGGCCGTCATCGACGGCACGAGCGGCCGCAGCCGGTATGCCCCCTCCCGGCTCGGCGACGTCGAGACCATGCACGCGATGACGATCCACAAGGCCCAGGGCAGCCAGGCGCAGGAGATCACCGTGCTGCTCTCCCCGACCTCGAGAGCCCGCTGCTCACGCGAGAGCTCTTCTACACCGCCGTGACCCGGGCGCAGGAGCGGGTCCGGGTCGTCGGGTCGGAGGAGGAGGTGCGGGCGGCCGTGGAGCGGCGGGTGCTCCGGGCCAGCGGCCTGCGGCAGCGCCTGGCGGCCGGACCATGA
- a CDS encoding FtsX-like permease family protein produces MARGWMTAGLASRGRRLVAAAVAIIIGVGFLTASAVILATAQKELEDAVAAGLREADLVLTGESGPVDLEAYDEVAAIEGVSGVTGEASVFTERAGDYFPGTSLPLAGATLLSGELPTGSGEIAVNPAAADDGLALGDTVSITGAPTEGGGRGEAVDVTVVGIVEPGPVHPLTFGLGYVASDPTLRELDPALTYQHVVIELADGADPVAVRDAITGTVPDATLSTGPEAAERAVTAATGGTAVLGAILLGFGGVALLTASLVIANTFTITLAQRTGELALLRCVGATRAQVRRSVVLEALVLGLVTSVVGVLAGVGAGAGLLAVARQLDLGIPMGDGLALGWPSLVLPVVVGVAVTVLASLWPAARATRVSPLAALRPSDLPSEGSRAGLVRIALAVLLLAGGTGLMVMAAISREVLLGVLGGVVSFGGVLLASILVVPWAVRALGLGARVAGVPGRLAVAGAVRNPGRAAATSAALLVGVTLITMTSVGAASGQRTALGEIDKEYAVDLVAEGAPADPGPASGGSEEFLVPSPVDDDLAARLGDVDGVDAAVAVDTAYLRMGESMDPTRAVALDRGAAEQVLRSEDLVDRVEPGIAGLGDTDLAIHGLSAGDELRVSGAEGSRELRVVELGVGGSRLALHPDDLAALAGDSARQGAVLLRLGEQADVVATMTGVSEITDEAGLQLDGAAGLRAQIVQILDVMVLVATALLGVAVVIAVVGIANTLSLSVIERHREHALLRGLGLTRGQMRVMLMVEGVLLALVSAGIGLALGVAYAALGIQTLLPEGTPLALAVPWGRVGIIVAVALLAGALASVLPARRAARVSPAEGLAAA; encoded by the coding sequence ATGGCGCGCGGCTGGATGACGGCCGGACTGGCCTCACGGGGACGGCGGCTGGTCGCGGCGGCGGTCGCGATCATCATCGGCGTGGGATTCCTCACCGCGAGCGCGGTCATCCTCGCGACCGCCCAGAAGGAGTTGGAGGACGCCGTCGCGGCAGGGCTGCGCGAGGCCGACCTCGTGCTCACCGGGGAGAGCGGACCGGTCGACCTCGAGGCGTATGACGAGGTGGCCGCGATCGAGGGCGTCTCCGGTGTCACGGGGGAGGCCTCGGTGTTCACCGAGCGGGCCGGGGACTACTTCCCCGGCACGAGCCTGCCGCTGGCGGGCGCGACCCTGCTCTCCGGAGAGCTCCCGACCGGGTCGGGAGAGATCGCGGTCAACCCGGCCGCCGCCGATGACGGCCTCGCCCTCGGCGACACGGTCTCGATCACCGGCGCGCCCACCGAGGGCGGCGGGCGCGGGGAGGCCGTCGACGTCACCGTCGTCGGGATCGTGGAGCCCGGGCCGGTGCACCCGCTCACCTTCGGGCTGGGCTACGTCGCCTCCGACCCGACGCTGCGCGAGCTGGACCCGGCCCTGACCTACCAGCACGTCGTCATCGAGCTGGCCGACGGGGCGGACCCCGTCGCCGTCCGTGACGCGATCACGGGGACCGTGCCGGACGCCACGCTCAGCACCGGCCCCGAGGCCGCCGAGCGGGCGGTGACGGCTGCGACCGGGGGCACGGCGGTCCTGGGAGCGATCCTGCTGGGCTTCGGCGGGGTGGCTCTGCTCACGGCGTCGCTGGTCATCGCCAACACCTTCACCATCACCCTGGCCCAGCGCACGGGCGAGCTGGCCCTGCTGCGGTGCGTCGGGGCCACCCGGGCTCAGGTGCGACGGTCGGTGGTGCTCGAGGCGCTCGTCCTCGGTCTCGTGACCTCGGTGGTCGGCGTGCTCGCGGGTGTCGGGGCGGGAGCGGGCCTGCTCGCCGTCGCCCGGCAGCTCGACCTGGGCATCCCGATGGGCGACGGGCTGGCCCTCGGGTGGCCGAGCCTCGTCCTCCCGGTGGTCGTGGGCGTGGCCGTCACCGTGCTCGCCTCGCTGTGGCCCGCGGCCCGGGCCACCCGGGTGTCGCCGCTCGCGGCGCTGCGACCGTCCGACCTCCCGTCGGAGGGGTCGCGTGCTGGGCTGGTGCGGATCGCTCTGGCGGTGCTCCTGCTGGCCGGAGGCACCGGCCTCATGGTCATGGCAGCCATCTCACGCGAGGTCCTGCTCGGGGTGCTCGGCGGCGTCGTGTCCTTCGGTGGCGTCCTGCTCGCCAGCATCCTGGTGGTGCCCTGGGCGGTCCGGGCGCTCGGCCTCGGGGCGAGGGTCGCCGGGGTGCCCGGGCGTCTCGCGGTCGCCGGCGCCGTCCGCAACCCCGGTCGTGCGGCGGCCACCAGCGCCGCCCTGCTCGTCGGGGTCACGCTCATCACGATGACCTCGGTCGGGGCCGCCTCGGGTCAGCGCACCGCCCTCGGGGAGATCGACAAGGAGTATGCCGTCGACCTCGTCGCCGAGGGTGCGCCCGCCGACCCCGGCCCGGCCTCCGGTGGGTCGGAGGAGTTCCTGGTCCCCAGCCCGGTCGACGACGACCTCGCCGCCCGACTGGGGGACGTCGACGGGGTGGACGCCGCGGTCGCGGTGGACACGGCATACCTCCGCATGGGCGAGTCGATGGACCCGACCCGCGCGGTGGCCCTCGACCGAGGCGCCGCCGAGCAGGTCCTGCGCAGCGAGGACCTGGTCGACCGGGTCGAGCCGGGCATCGCCGGCCTCGGTGACACCGACCTGGCGATCCACGGTCTCAGCGCGGGTGATGAGCTGCGCGTGAGCGGTGCCGAGGGCAGCCGCGAGCTGCGCGTCGTCGAGCTCGGTGTCGGCGGGAGCCGGTTGGCGCTGCACCCTGACGACCTCGCGGCCCTCGCCGGCGACTCGGCCCGACAGGGCGCGGTGCTCCTGCGCCTCGGCGAGCAGGCCGACGTGGTGGCGACGATGACCGGCGTCTCGGAGATCACCGACGAGGCGGGTCTGCAGCTCGACGGTGCGGCCGGGCTGCGCGCCCAGATCGTGCAGATCCTCGACGTCATGGTGCTGGTGGCGACGGCGCTGCTCGGGGTGGCCGTGGTCATCGCGGTCGTCGGCATCGCCAACACGCTGTCGCTGTCGGTCATCGAACGTCACCGGGAGCACGCGTTGCTCCGCGGCCTGGGGCTCACCCGGGGCCAGATGCGGGTGATGCTCATGGTCGAGGGTGTGCTGCTGGCGCTCGTCAGCGCGGGCATCGGGCTGGCGCTCGGGGTGGCGTATGCCGCGCTCGGCATCCAGACCCTGCTCCCGGAGGGCACACCGCTGGCGCTGGCCGTGCCGTGGGGGCGCGTCGGAATCATTGTCGCGGTCGCGCTGTTGGCTGGGGCGCTGGCCAGCGTGCTGCCCGCTCGCCGCGCCGCACGCGTCAGCCCCGCCGAGGGGCTGGCCGCGGCCTAG
- a CDS encoding ABC transporter ATP-binding protein: MTTTTPQRGSAPTTTRQGSALAASALDLTKTYGRGEAAVTALDGVSVGIEARRFTAIMGPSGSGKSTLMHLLAGLDTPTSGRVHLAEHELSSLSDGQLTRLRRESVGFVFQAFNLLPTLTARQNLRLPLDLAGRDVDAAWERTVVDALGLTERLDHRPGELSGGQQQRVALARALVTRPAVIFADEPTGALDSTTGAEVLALLRRSVDEWGQTVVMVTHDPGAAAVADRVLMLADGQIAGELDHPDADAVLVALRDLGRA; the protein is encoded by the coding sequence ATGACGACAACGACACCGCAGCGCGGATCTGCACCCACCACGACACGACAGGGCAGCGCACTGGCCGCCAGCGCGCTCGACCTCACCAAGACCTACGGACGCGGGGAGGCCGCGGTCACCGCCCTCGACGGGGTGTCCGTCGGGATCGAGGCGCGCCGGTTCACCGCGATCATGGGCCCCAGCGGCTCGGGCAAGTCGACGCTCATGCACCTGCTGGCGGGTCTGGACACCCCCACCAGCGGGCGGGTCCACCTCGCGGAGCACGAGCTCAGCTCGCTCTCCGACGGGCAGCTGACCCGGCTGCGGCGGGAGTCGGTGGGCTTCGTCTTCCAGGCCTTCAACCTGCTGCCGACGCTCACCGCCCGGCAGAACCTCCGCCTCCCGCTCGACCTCGCCGGCCGCGACGTCGATGCGGCGTGGGAACGGACCGTCGTCGACGCGCTCGGGCTCACCGAGCGTCTCGACCACCGTCCTGGGGAGCTGTCCGGCGGGCAGCAGCAGCGGGTGGCGCTGGCCCGGGCCCTGGTCACGCGTCCGGCGGTGATCTTCGCGGACGAGCCGACCGGCGCTCTGGACTCCACCACGGGGGCCGAGGTGCTCGCCCTGCTGCGGCGCTCGGTCGACGAGTGGGGCCAGACCGTGGTCATGGTCACCCACGACCCGGGCGCGGCCGCCGTCGCCGACCGGGTGCTCATGCTCGCGGACGGTCAGATCGCCGGCGAGCTGGACCACCCCGACGCCGACGCGGTGCTCGTCGCCCTGCGCGACCTGGGGAGGGCATGA
- a CDS encoding response regulator transcription factor — protein MTDAPTRLFLVDDQELVRAGFRMVLDAQDDMTVVGEAGDGQTALEAIAQTRPDVVLMDIRMPRMDGVETTRRLLGEDGRGGAAGPKVLVLTTFDLDEYVYAALKAGASGFLLKDAGPAELLSAIRAVHAGDAAMAPSTTRRLLERFVPELPEAGSEGAAARDRRVAAARLEPLTEREREVLEAVGRGLTNTEIAAELFLAEATVKTHIGRVLAKLGLRDRVQMVITAYQTGLVGRPE, from the coding sequence ATGACCGACGCACCCACCCGGCTCTTCCTCGTCGACGACCAGGAGCTCGTGCGGGCCGGCTTCCGCATGGTGCTCGACGCCCAGGACGACATGACCGTCGTCGGTGAGGCCGGTGACGGTCAGACCGCGCTGGAGGCGATCGCCCAGACGCGCCCCGACGTCGTGCTCATGGACATCCGGATGCCGCGGATGGACGGTGTCGAGACGACCCGGCGGCTGCTGGGCGAGGACGGACGCGGCGGAGCCGCCGGCCCCAAGGTGCTCGTGCTCACGACCTTCGACCTCGACGAATACGTCTACGCCGCGCTCAAGGCCGGCGCCTCGGGCTTCCTGCTCAAGGACGCCGGTCCGGCCGAGCTGCTGTCGGCGATCAGGGCCGTGCACGCCGGCGATGCGGCGATGGCTCCCTCGACGACCCGGCGGCTGCTGGAGCGCTTCGTGCCCGAGCTGCCCGAGGCGGGCTCGGAGGGGGCGGCGGCGCGGGACCGGCGGGTGGCAGCCGCCCGGCTGGAGCCCCTCACCGAGCGCGAGCGCGAGGTGCTCGAGGCGGTGGGCCGTGGCCTGACCAACACCGAGATCGCGGCCGAGCTCTTCCTCGCCGAGGCCACGGTCAAGACGCACATCGGGCGCGTGCTCGCCAAGCTCGGGCTGCGCGACCGGGTGCAGATGGTCATCACGGCCTACCAGACCGGCCTCGTCGGGCGCCCCGAGTAG
- a CDS encoding sensor histidine kinase, with product MRVTTAAAREMAQQVRTWARSTPWLPDVALVAALLLLMVVGGAGLGGPAFLAISLVQIVPLVWRRTHPLPVAVVVAVGCLLQLVLLPGPLTSNIAVLIVIYSAAAFGSPRTSRIVLIMGLAGALIGALRWSAYYGFGSFLSIVAIQATFLACFVGVAWVLGDVMRRRRAVVARLTEQNRALARDQSQRERLAAQDERASIAREMHDVVAHSLAVVVVQADGGLYAARQALSKDPGIAADRAALERAATTLETLADTARASLADTRRLVGVLRDASSGAEYSPLQGLAHLDDLVDRVRSSGVDVQAHVRGDVAALPQDVDLAAYRVVQESLTNAMKHAGPDASVDVDVLRTPEVVLVRVSDDGLGRHGAASDGEGNGLVGMRERVEVVGGTLHAGPRQRRGWEVVATLPVPVGSEVPDAAGADAAGPDAVAPEAAEAPTVAAASYASSDTTRMPEGER from the coding sequence GTGAGAGTGACGACAGCTGCTGCCCGGGAGATGGCGCAGCAGGTCAGGACCTGGGCGCGCTCGACGCCCTGGCTGCCGGATGTGGCCCTGGTGGCTGCCCTGCTGCTGCTGATGGTGGTCGGTGGAGCAGGTCTGGGTGGTCCGGCCTTCCTGGCGATCAGCCTGGTGCAGATCGTCCCGCTGGTCTGGCGCCGCACCCACCCCCTGCCCGTGGCCGTCGTCGTCGCGGTCGGGTGCCTGCTCCAGCTGGTGTTGCTTCCAGGGCCGTTGACCAGCAACATCGCCGTGCTCATCGTGATCTACAGCGCTGCTGCCTTCGGCTCCCCGCGCACCTCCAGGATCGTGCTGATCATGGGCCTGGCGGGTGCGCTCATCGGCGCGCTGCGCTGGTCGGCGTACTACGGCTTCGGCTCCTTCCTCAGCATCGTCGCCATCCAAGCGACCTTCCTCGCCTGCTTCGTCGGGGTCGCCTGGGTGCTCGGCGACGTCATGCGTCGCCGCCGCGCGGTCGTCGCCCGCCTCACCGAGCAGAACCGCGCGCTGGCGCGCGACCAGTCCCAGCGCGAGCGCCTCGCGGCCCAGGACGAGCGGGCCAGCATCGCCCGGGAGATGCACGACGTCGTCGCCCACTCGCTCGCGGTCGTCGTCGTCCAGGCCGACGGCGGGCTGTATGCCGCGCGCCAGGCCCTCTCGAAGGACCCCGGGATCGCTGCGGACCGGGCCGCTCTGGAGCGGGCCGCGACCACCCTGGAGACCCTGGCCGACACAGCGCGGGCCTCGCTCGCCGACACCCGGCGACTCGTCGGGGTGCTGCGGGACGCGAGCAGCGGTGCGGAGTACTCCCCGCTCCAGGGGCTCGCCCACCTCGACGACCTCGTGGACCGGGTGCGCAGCTCGGGGGTGGACGTGCAGGCCCACGTGCGCGGCGACGTCGCCGCCCTGCCCCAGGACGTCGACCTCGCGGCCTACCGCGTGGTGCAGGAGTCGCTCACCAACGCGATGAAGCACGCCGGCCCGGACGCCTCGGTCGACGTCGACGTCCTGCGGACCCCCGAGGTCGTCCTGGTCCGGGTGAGCGACGACGGCCTCGGACGCCACGGGGCGGCCTCCGACGGCGAGGGCAACGGCCTGGTGGGGATGCGCGAGCGCGTCGAGGTCGTCGGCGGCACCCTGCACGCCGGGCCCCGCCAGCGGCGCGGCTGGGAGGTCGTCGCGACCCTGCCGGTCCCGGTGGGCTCGGAGGTCCCCGATGCCGCTGGGGCCGATGCTGCTGGGCCCGATGCCGTTGCGCCCGAGGCCGCCGAGGCCCCGACCGTCGCGGCGGCGTCATACGCCTCGTCGGACACGACACGGATGCCAGAAGGAGAACGATGA